Proteins encoded within one genomic window of Nitrospina gracilis 3/211:
- a CDS encoding deoxynucleoside kinase, giving the protein MNEPRFIAIEGGIGAGKTTLARRLAQEYDAKLVLEVDEDNPFIDKFYQDREANAFQTQVFFLLSRFNQYRELAQRDLFSSVVVTDYLFQRDHIFAQLNLKDHEYTLYQQIYNLVRIKIPKPDLVIFLQADTDILFTRVEKRGRDYEQLIDYEYLDSVNRAFNNFFFYYTETPLLVVNTNKIDIVDKKIDLKELIHKVNNHRIGREYYNPLGS; this is encoded by the coding sequence GCAATCGAAGGCGGCATCGGCGCAGGGAAAACCACGCTCGCCCGAAGGCTGGCTCAGGAGTACGACGCCAAACTGGTGCTCGAGGTGGACGAAGACAACCCCTTCATCGACAAGTTCTACCAGGACCGCGAAGCGAACGCCTTCCAGACCCAGGTTTTTTTTTTACTGAGCCGCTTCAACCAGTACCGGGAACTCGCCCAGCGCGACCTGTTCAGCAGCGTCGTCGTCACCGACTACCTGTTCCAGCGCGACCACATCTTCGCCCAGTTGAACCTCAAGGACCACGAATACACGCTGTACCAGCAGATTTACAACCTGGTCCGCATCAAGATCCCGAAGCCGGACCTGGTGATTTTCCTGCAGGCGGACACCGATATCCTGTTCACCCGTGTGGAGAAACGCGGCCGCGACTACGAGCAGTTGATCGATTACGAATACCTCGATTCGGTCAATCGGGCATTCAATAACTTCTTCTTTTATTACACCGAAACCCCCCTTCTCGTGGTGAACACGAACAAAATCGATATCGTCGACAAAAAAATCGATCTCAAGGAGTTGATTCATAAAGTCAATAATCATAGAATAGGTCGAGAATATTACAATCCGCTTGGATCCTGA